Proteins co-encoded in one Anopheles moucheti chromosome X, idAnoMoucSN_F20_07, whole genome shotgun sequence genomic window:
- the LOC128307283 gene encoding uncharacterized protein LOC128307283, giving the protein MASQLVWFCVGALLCCLANLAHTTPIDTVTAHNPLPIPTVTDASSTLGTILPTKGGEVTSSTETSKMSRFLDDFTSAFKQGTAKMKESLENAASSVKDGVLQGYDYVRSKLTGTGPESSTPGTSLDDTHVDSSGATSTAAALTSGTPSTERPAISAGVTGGVSSTDTKDGLMVHGGVVGVSNEPARIVPNDDDDDERIIFNDKDYPTALKPLDGSEDERDVTESPVTTTGAVDNRFIISGPLACKSGQEVVNGKCRNVF; this is encoded by the coding sequence ATGGCTTCACAGCTGGTATGGTTTTGTGTAGGGGCGCTGTTGTGCTGTTTAGCGAATCTTGCCCACACAACTCCGATCGATACGGTGACGGCACATAATCCACTACCGATACCGACGGTAACGGATGCCTCGTCTACCCTGGGCACGATCCTTCCGACCAAGGGCGGTGAGGTGACGAGTTCTACCGAAACGAGCAAGATGTCCCGCTTCCTTGACGACTTCACGTCCGCCTTCAAGCAGGGtacggccaagatgaaggagaGTCTTGAAAACGCAGCGAGCTCGGTTAAGGACGGTGTTCTGCAGGGGTACGACTACGTACGCAGCAAGCTGACCGGTACCGGGCCGGAGTCGTCCACACCGGGCACCTCGTTGGACGATACGCACGTGGACAGCTCTGGAGCGACATCGACCGCCGCAGCACTCACCTCGGGCACACCATCAACCGAACGTCCTGCAATCAGTGCCGGCGTCACAGGCGGCGTCTCGTCCACCGACACCAAGGACGGGCTGATGGTGCACGGTGGCGTGGTCGGTGTGTCTAACGAACCGGCACGCATCGTACCgaacgacgatgatgacgacgagcGGATCATCTTCAACGATAAGGACTACCCCACCGCGCTGAAACCGCTCGATGGCAGCGAGGACGAACGGGACGTCACGGAGTCCCCGGTCACGACGACGGGCGCTGTGGACAACCGATTCATCATTTCCGGCCCGTTGGCGTGCAAAAGCGGCCAGGAGGTGGTAAACGGGAAGTGTCGAAATGTATTCTGA
- the LOC128307289 gene encoding LOW QUALITY PROTEIN: cecropin-A-like (The sequence of the model RefSeq protein was modified relative to this genomic sequence to represent the inferred CDS: substituted 1 base at 1 genomic stop codon) has product MXLYHQSARSVLPANIQSTKQPTQPTMNFTKIFIFVVLAALLLCGQTEAGWLKKLGKKVEGAGKRVFNAAEKALPVAAGVKALG; this is encoded by the exons ATGTAACTGTATCATCAGTCAGCTCGAAGTGTTCTACCAGCAAACATCCAATCAACCAAACAACCAACCCAACCAACAATGAACTTCACCAAGATCTTCATCTTTGTCGTTCTGGCGGCGCTGCTGCTCTGTGGCCAGACGGAGGCAGGCTGGCTGAAGAAGCTGGGAAAGAAAGTT GAAGGAGCTGGCAAGCGGGTGTTCAACGCCGCAGAGAAGGCTCTACCGGTGGCAGCAGGTGTCAAAGCACTGGGTTAG
- the LOC128307288 gene encoding cecropin-B gives MHQLRLRTLNVWSGIGSISGSCPNTNQTTTTRAKMNFTKLFILVAIAVLVIVGVQPADGAPRWKFGKRLEKLGRNVFRAAKKALPVIAGYKALG, from the exons ATGCATCAGTTGCGACTGCGAACTCTCAACGTGTGGAGTGGAATCGGTTCTATTTCTGGCTCCTGCccaaacaccaaccaaacaacaacaacccgcGCAAAGATGAACTTCACGAAATTGTTCATTCTGGTGGCGATTGCGGTGCTGGTGATCGTTGGTGTACAGCCCGCGGACGGTGCGCCCCGTTGGAAGTTCGGCAAGCGGTTG GAAAAGCTTGGACGTAATGTGTTCCGGGCGGCTAAGAAAGCGCTGCCAGTCATTGCCGGCTACAAAGCCCTTGGCTAG
- the LOC128307284 gene encoding uncharacterized protein LOC128307284 — protein MISLPAPSTSRMFATFWSPGKVAFVVFLLAASAISTDVDPAHKPHSRQPRGLGFFHKITHIGSLLYQQYNDTTYTLKNVYDLLSNEFTDTFTTTTPDPHTTSTTPDPSTSTTPKYRISRAELGRILNRNYRGLQKLFRLEWNDAWNQTKYNIDDYKRELKNSAFPPRNKTAGPINVNLTVEVNADLKKKP, from the exons ATGATCTCCCTTCCAGCGCCATCAACATCGAGAATGTTTGCCACCTTTTGGAGCCCCGGGAAGGTTGCGTTCGTTGTGTTCCTGCTAGCGGCAAGTGCCATCAGTACCGATGTGGATCCCGCTCATAAACCA CACTCACGGCAGCCGCGTGGATTGGGCTTCTTTCACAAGATAACGCACATCGGGTCGCTACTCTATCAACAGTACAATGACACCACCTACACGCTGAAGAATGTCTACGATCTGCTTAGCAATGAGTTCACGGATACCTTTACCACGACAACACCGGAT CCTCACACAACCTCCACTACACCAGATCCGTCCACCAGCACCACACCAAAATATCGCATCTCGCGAGCAGAGCTAGGGCGCATCCTCAACCGCAACTACCGGGGTCTTCAGAAACTGTTCCGGCTGGAATGGAATGACGCTTGGAAT CAAACAAAGTACAACATCGACGACTACAAGCGGGAACTGAAGAACTCAGCGTTCCCACCACGCAACAAAACGGCTGGCCCGATCAATGTCAACCTAACGGTGGAAGTTAATGCGGACCTCAAGAAGAAGCCTTGA